A single Brassica rapa cultivar Chiifu-401-42 chromosome A04, CAAS_Brap_v3.01, whole genome shotgun sequence DNA region contains:
- the LOC103866226 gene encoding lysophospholipid acyltransferase LPEAT2: MSDPDLSSPLIQRQPEVVISIHDNGEEDYNHPSAGQQNQPPRVPRHDHLNPPFGFLSDAEPPPTTVDPFRNDTPGVSGLYEAIKIVICLPIALLRLVIFGASLAVGYVATKLALAGWKDKHNPMPRWRCRIMWVTRICTRCILFSFGYHWIRRKGKPARRDIAPIVVSNHVSFIEPIFFFYELSPTIVASESHDSLPFVGTIIRAMQVIYVNRFSQESRKNAVHEIKRKASSDRFPRLLLFPEGTTTNGKVLISFQLGAFIPGYPIQPVVVRYPHVHFDQSWGNISLLMLMFRMFTQFHNFMEVEYLPVIYPSDTQKQNAVRLSQKTSHAIATSLNVVQTSHSYGDLMLLNRATELKLENPSNYMVEMAKVASLFHISSLEAVRYLDTFSSMNPDSSGRVTLHDFLRVLRLKPCTLSKGIFGFIDVEKAGSITFRQFLFASAHVSAQPLFQQTCELAFSHCDADGDGFISIQELGDALKLTIPNSNKDEIQGMYILLDEDKDQRISKDDFLSCLRRNPLLIAVFSPILSPT, from the exons ATGTCGGATCCCGATTTATCGTCTCCGCTGATCCAGCGTCAACCAGAGGTCGTCATCTCAATCCACGACAACGGAGAAGAAGACTATAATCATCCCTCCGCTGGTCAACAAAACCAACCTCCACGTGTTCCACGTCATGACCATCTCAACCCTCCTTTCGGCTTCCTCAGCGACGCCGAGCCTCCTCCGACGACGGTGGATCCGTTCCGGAACGATACGCCGGGAGTCAGCGGACTGTACGAGGCGATAAAGATCGTGATTTGCCTCCCGATAGCGTTGCTTAGACTTGTTATATTTGGAGCTAGCTTGGCTGTTGGTTACGTGGCGACGAAGCTGGCGCTTGCTGGGTGGAAAGATAAGCATAATCCTATGCCTCGTTGGAGGTGTAGGATCATGTGGGTTACTCGGATCTGTACAAGATGTATCCTCTTCTCCTTTGG TTATCATTGGATACGACGGAAAGGGAAACCTGCTCGGAGAGATATTGCTCCCATCGTTGTATCAAACCATGTTTCTTTCATTGAaccaatcttcttcttctatgaGCTATCACCCACCATTGTTGCATCGGAGTCGCATGATTCACTTCCTTTTGTTGGAACCATCATCAGGGCAATGCAG GTGATATATGTTAATAGATTCTCACAAGAATCAAGGAAGAACGCTGTGCATGAAATAAAG AGAAAAGCCTCCTCCGATAGATTCCCCCGTCTGCTGCTATTCCCTGAAGGAACCACTACCAATGGGAAAGTTCTTATCTCCTTCCAGCTCGGCGCTTTCATCCCAGGCTACCCTATTCAACCTGTAGTTGTCCGGTATCCCCATGTACATTTTGATCAATCCTG GGGGAATATTTCTTTGTTGATGCTCATGTTTAGAATGTTCACTCAATTTCACAACTTCATGGAG GTTGAATACCTTCCAGTAATCTATCCCAGTGACACTCAGAAACAGAATGCTGTGCGTCTCTCACAGAAG ACCAGTCATGCGATTGCAACATCTTTGAACGTGGTCCAAACATCTCATTCTTATGGGGACCTCATGCTATTGAACAGAGCAACTGAGTTAAAGCTG GAAAACCCCTCAAATTACATGGTTGAAATGGCCAAGGTTGCATCG CTATTCCATATAAGCAGTTTAGAGGCAGTTCGGTATTTGGATACATTTTCTTCCATGAATCCGGACTCTAG tGGACGTGTTACTCTACATGACTTTCTTCGAGTTCTTAGACTGAAGCCTTGCACTCTCTCTAAAGGG ATATTCGGGTTCATCGATGTGGAGAAAGCTGGATCAATAACTTTCAGACAG TTCTTGTTTGCCTCGGCTCATGTATCGGCACAGCCACTTTTTCAGCAAACATGCGAGCTAGCATTTTCTCACTGTGACGCAGATGGAGATGGCTTTATCTCCATTCAAGAA CTTGGAGACGCGCTGAAACTCACAATACCAAACTCGAACAAGGACGAG ATACAAGGGATGTACATTTTGCTAGACGAGGACAAAGATCAAAGAATCAGCAAGGATGACTTCTTGTCCTGCTTAAGAAGAAACCCTCTGCTCATAGCTGTCTTTTCCCCTATCTTGTCCCCAACATAA
- the LOC103866228 gene encoding DNA cross-link repair 1A protein, which yields MWNTDDDDFQIPPSSSQLLPLRKPLHPANGTISHRPPRKKPRLSPNPGKENIPPAPEAGSSSTTPDCSSLLDCIPSSVDCSSASEPFCSLAAKVENDGVLVDGKEKKGECFKANREGYSCNSMEARLLLKSRVSLRLEDEEEDECCFVESDSELDVLIKLCSDDSIQCPLCETDISSLSEEERQVHTNNCLDKAPEQDSLRRCEKSSSLIEESVDNPELVNDLSPVLKWVRSLGLAKYEDVFLREEIDWDTLQSLTEEDLLSIGITSLGPRKKIVNALSALREEASASSAEPQGQSLSNVTERQRERSTTRKASEPRKPTANKLITEFFPGQATDGIRKLPKEPVTEKSAADSGCRRAAVRRNGNNGKSKAVPQWNCVPGTPFRVDAFKYLTRDCCHWFLTHFHLDHYQGLTKSFSHGKIYCSLITAKLVNMKIGIPWERLQVLHLGQKVSIAGVDVTCFDANHCPGSIMIRFEPANGKAVLHTGDFRYSEEMLNLLTGSPISSLVLDTTYCNPQYDFPKQEAVIQFVVEAIQAEAFNPKTLFLIGSYTIGKERLFLEVARVLREKIYINPAKLKLLECLGFSKEDMQWFTVKEEESHIHVVPLWTLASFKRLKHIANRYTNRYSLIVAFSPTGWTSGKSKKKTPGRRLQQGTIIRYEVPYSEHSSFTELKEFVEQVSPEVIIPSVNNDGPDSAAAMVSMLLT from the exons ATGTGGAACACCGACGACGACGACTTCCAGATCCCTCCTTCCTCCTCTCAGCTTCTTCCCCTTCGAAAACCCCTCCACCCAGCCAACGGCACCATCTCCCACCGTCCTCCGAGGAAGAAGCCAAGACTCAGCCCTAATCCAGGAAAAGAGAATATTCCTCCGGCTCCTGAAGCTGGCTCGTCTTCTACTACTCCTGACTGTAGCAGCTTACTAGATTGCATCCCCTCGAGTGTTGACTGCTCCTCCGCTAGCGAGCCCTTTTGCTCTCTCGCGGCGAAAGTAGAAAACGACGGCGTTTTGGTCGATGGGAAGGAGAAAAAAGGTGAGTGCTTTAAGGCGAATCGGGAGGGGTATTCGTGTAATTCGATGGAGGCTAGGTTGTTGTTGAAGTCGAGAGTTAGTCTTAGGTTAGAGGACGAGGAGGAGGATGAATGTTGTTTTGTAGAGTCGGACTCTGAGCTTGACGTGTTGATTAAGCTTTGCTCTGACGATTCGATTCAGTGTCCACTGTGTGAAACTGATATCTCATCTCTGAGTGAGGAGGAGAGGCAAGTTCACACTAATAACTGTCTTGACAAGGCTCCTGAGCAA GACTCATTGAGGAGATGCGAGAAGTCTTCTTCTTTAATTGAAGAATCTGTTGATAATCCGGAGCTAGTTAATGATCTCTCTCCGGTGCTTAAGTGGGTTAGGAGTCTAGGTTTAGCTAAGTATGAAGATGTGTTTCTACGCGAAGAGATTGACTGGGATACTCTTCAGTCACTCACTGAGGAG GATCTCCTGAGCATAGGTATCACGTCGCTTGGCCCTAGAAAGAAGATTGTGAATGCACTTAGCGCACTTAGAGAAGAAGCCTCTGCATCTTCAGCTGAACCGCAGGGGCAGTCTCTTAGCAATGTTACAGAGAGACAGAGGGAGAGGTCAACCACTCGTAAGGCAAGTGAGCCTAGAAAACCAACCGCCAACAAGTTGATTACAGAGTTTTTCCCTGGTCAGGCTACTGATGGCATAAGGAAGCTCCCTAAAGAACCTGTCACAGAAAAGAGTGCAGCAGATTCTGGATGTAGACGTGCTGCTGTGAGAAGAAACGGCAACAATGGCAAATCTAAAGCCGTTCCACAGTGGAATTGCGTTCCAGGGACACCTTTTCGAGTG GACGCATTCAAGTACCTCACACGCGATTGTTGCCATTGGTTTCTTACACACTTTCATCTTGACC ACTATCAAGGCCTCACAAAGTCATTTAGTCACGGGAAGATATACTGTTCCTTAATCACCGCAAAGCTGGTAAACATGAAGATTGGGATCCCTTGGGAGAGACTGCAAGTCCTGCACCTTGGCCAGAAGGTTAGTATTGCGGGCGTTGACGTGACATGCTTTGATGCAAACCATTGCCCTGGATCCATCATGATACGCTTTGAACCAGCCAACGGTAAG GCTGTTCTACATACGGGTGACTTCCGCTATAGTGAAGAGATGTTGAACTTGCTGACTGGTTCGCCTATCAGCTCTCTTGTCCTTGATACTACATACTGTAACCCTCAG TATGACTTTCCGAAGCAAGAGGCGGTGATACAGTTTGTTGTTGAGGCTATTCAAGCAGAAGCTTTTAATCCAAAGACACTCTTCTTGATAGGAAGTTACACCATCG GAAAGGAGAGACTGTTTTTGGAGGTTGCACGTGTGCTACGTGAGAAGATCTACATCAATCCTGCAAAGTTAAAACTCCTAGAGTGTTTGGGATTCTCTAAGGAAGATATGCAGTGGTTTACAGTGAAGGAAGAGGAGAGCCACATTCACGTTGTGCCTTTGTGGACGCTTGCTAGTTTCAAACGGCTTAAACATATAGCTAACCGATACACA AACCGATACAGCCTTATAGTTGCATTCTCTCCAACTGGCTGGACATCTGGTAAGTCCAAGAAGAAGACTCCAGGAAGAAGGTTACAACAGGGTACAATAATAAG GTACGAGGTTCCTTACAGTGAGCATAGCAGCTTCACAGAGCTGAAGGAGTTTGTGGAACAAGTATCGCCTGAAGTGATCATACCGAGTGTTAACAACGATGGACCTGACTCTGCTGCTGCAATGGTGTCGATGCTGCTTACGTAA
- the LOC103866229 gene encoding 40S ribosomal protein S27-2, which produces MVLQNDIDLLNPPAELEKRKHKLKRLVQSPNSFFMDVKCQGCFNITTVFSHSQTVVVCGNCQTVLCQPTGGKARLTEGCSFRKK; this is translated from the exons ATG GTTCTACAAAACGATATTGATCTGCTAAACCCACCAGCTGAGCTTGAGAAGAGGAAGCACAAACTCAAGCGTCTTGTTCAGTCCCCCAActcttttttcatg GATGTGAAGTGCCAAGGATGCTTTAACAT TACGACGGTGTTCAGCCACTCGCAGACGGTTGTGGTGTGTGGAAACTGCCAGACTGTGCTGTGCCAACCCACAGGAGGAAAGGCTAGGCTCACTGAAGGTTGCTCTTTCAGGAAAAAGTGA